In one window of Bradyrhizobium sp. AZCC 1721 DNA:
- a CDS encoding metallophosphoesterase family protein, giving the protein MNDDASSFTFASIGDLHVKDGQSGSLRELFQAISKSAGALVLCGDLTDTGTPAQAEILAKELRACSIPVIGVLGNHDYESGHADEVKRILCDAGVHLLDGQAAEVNGVAFIGVKGFAGGFGPRMLSSFGEPAIKTFVAEAMNEAMRLENIMRTVNSRRAVVVLHYAPIVDTVEGEPLEIYPFLGCSRLAETIDRFKVCAVVHGHAHRGKYEGRTPAGARVYNVAMGVQKPSGLPYALISV; this is encoded by the coding sequence ATGAACGATGATGCAAGTTCATTCACATTTGCAAGCATCGGAGATCTTCATGTGAAGGATGGGCAGTCGGGCTCGCTTCGTGAATTGTTTCAAGCAATCTCGAAGAGTGCCGGTGCCCTGGTCCTTTGCGGCGACCTCACCGATACCGGAACTCCGGCACAGGCGGAAATCCTCGCTAAAGAGCTGCGTGCCTGCTCTATCCCAGTAATCGGCGTCCTTGGGAATCACGATTACGAGTCGGGACATGCCGACGAGGTGAAACGAATCCTTTGTGACGCGGGCGTACACCTGCTCGATGGCCAGGCAGCCGAAGTTAATGGCGTGGCATTTATTGGTGTGAAAGGCTTTGCCGGCGGATTTGGTCCACGAATGCTGAGCTCTTTCGGCGAGCCGGCGATCAAGACGTTTGTTGCCGAAGCGATGAATGAAGCGATGCGGCTGGAGAACATCATGCGCACGGTGAACAGCCGGCGCGCCGTCGTGGTCCTTCACTATGCTCCGATTGTCGACACGGTAGAGGGTGAACCTCTCGAAATTTATCCCTTCCTCGGGTGCTCGCGCCTTGCAGAGACCATTGACCGCTTCAAAGTATGCGCCGTCGTGCATGGTCATGCGCATCGCGGGAAGTATGAGGGCCGCACGCCCGCCGGAGCGCGAGTGTACAACGTCGCCATGGGCGTGCAGAAGCCTTCAGGGTTGCCCTATGCGCTCATTTCCGTCTGA
- a CDS encoding acetamidase/formamidase family protein: protein MCAGDDKNCPEFELHHRKFKETLDRERRSFLKSSFAAAGGAAAMTAGGISLVTPQMAAAAERNQPAKRSYHHLPANADTVHWGYFSKKLKPQVEIDSGDFITIEALTHHANDDAERMVKGDPGAESVFLWTKEKKGVNRRGAGPMDASLFGRGAGEGLGVHICTGPVYVRGAQEGDVIELRIIDVTPRPCANPQYPGKAFGSNAAAWWGFHYKDLLTEPKPREVVTIYEVDATGERNWAKAVYNFRWTPQTDPSGVVHKTIDYPGVPVDHSTVKENHGILKNVRIPIRPHFGVIGLAPKEADIVDSIPPSYTGGNIDNWRIGKGATMYYPVAVEGGLLSVGDSHASQGDSELCGTAIECSLNGTFQIILHKKADLAGTALEALDYPMLETRDEWLVHGFSFANYLSELGDKAQSDIYSKSSVDLALRDAFRKMRKFLMTTKKLTEDEAISLITIGVDFGITQVVDGNWGVHAVIRKDIFAGGET, encoded by the coding sequence ATGTGCGCGGGTGACGACAAGAACTGCCCGGAATTCGAATTGCACCACCGCAAGTTCAAGGAAACGCTCGATCGGGAACGCCGGTCGTTCTTGAAGTCCAGCTTCGCCGCGGCCGGGGGCGCGGCGGCGATGACTGCGGGCGGCATTTCTCTGGTGACGCCGCAGATGGCGGCTGCCGCCGAGAGGAACCAACCAGCGAAGCGGTCCTATCACCATTTGCCGGCGAATGCCGACACAGTGCATTGGGGCTATTTCAGCAAGAAGTTGAAACCGCAGGTCGAGATCGATTCCGGCGACTTCATCACCATTGAGGCATTAACCCACCATGCCAACGACGACGCCGAGCGCATGGTGAAGGGCGATCCCGGCGCCGAAAGCGTGTTCCTGTGGACCAAGGAGAAGAAGGGCGTAAACCGACGCGGCGCCGGACCGATGGATGCCTCGCTGTTCGGGCGTGGTGCCGGCGAGGGCCTTGGCGTGCACATCTGCACCGGCCCGGTCTACGTGCGCGGCGCCCAGGAGGGCGACGTGATCGAGTTGCGCATTATCGACGTCACACCGCGGCCCTGCGCCAACCCGCAATATCCCGGAAAGGCTTTCGGCAGCAACGCGGCCGCATGGTGGGGCTTTCACTATAAGGACCTGCTCACCGAGCCTAAACCGCGCGAAGTAGTCACGATCTATGAGGTCGATGCCACTGGTGAACGCAACTGGGCGAAAGCCGTGTATAATTTCAGGTGGACCCCGCAAACCGACCCGTCCGGCGTCGTGCACAAAACCATCGACTATCCCGGCGTTCCAGTCGATCACTCCACGGTCAAGGAGAACCACGGCATCCTGAAGAATGTGCGCATTCCGATACGCCCGCATTTCGGCGTAATCGGCTTAGCGCCCAAGGAAGCCGATATCGTCGACTCGATTCCGCCGAGCTATACAGGCGGCAACATCGATAACTGGCGGATCGGCAAGGGCGCCACGATGTATTATCCGGTTGCGGTCGAAGGCGGCCTGTTATCGGTTGGCGACTCGCACGCTTCGCAGGGAGATTCCGAACTGTGCGGTACGGCAATCGAATGCTCGCTGAACGGCACCTTCCAGATCATTCTGCACAAGAAAGCCGATCTCGCTGGTACGGCACTCGAAGCTCTCGATTATCCGATGCTGGAAACCAGGGACGAATGGCTGGTGCACGGCTTCAGCTTCGCCAATTACCTCTCCGAATTAGGGGACAAGGCGCAGTCGGACATTTACTCAAAATCGTCGGTTGACCTTGCTTTGCGCGATGCGTTCCGCAAGATGCGCAAATTTCTGATGACGACCAAGAAGCTGACCGAGGATGAGGCGATCTCTTTGATTACGATTGGCGTCGACTTCGGCATCACCCAGGTGGTGGATGGAAATTGGGGCGTCCACGCAGTCATCAGGAAGGATATCTTCGCCGGCGGCGAGACCTGA
- a CDS encoding medium chain dehydrogenase/reductase family protein, translated as MAWQYIRIARFGGPEVLELAEQPTIPQPGHGEVRIKVLAAGTGFTDTFIRRGRYPDFKGPLPFTPGYDLVGVVEEAGPGVPAQLTGQLVADLCVVGGYAQYAIRPARFLVPVPDGVDPAEAVCIPLAYLTAYQMLTRYGRLPRGATILVIGASGTVGTALLDLARHLGLKAIGTCSATNMAVVERFGATAIDYRAGDFVAAVRGLTAGRAGGVGVDAAFDAIGGAHFARSFACLVPGGLLVGYGAQTMAVGGAGLASAALGLARLKLWNALSGLFGGRHAVFYNITTRRSAYPEDFKADMATLFDLLRDRAIHPVVIDRLPLAAAREVHTRIDLGGLGGKIVLLPWPQGVISG; from the coding sequence ATGGCGTGGCAATACATTCGTATCGCTCGGTTCGGCGGCCCCGAGGTCCTAGAACTGGCGGAACAGCCGACAATTCCCCAGCCCGGCCATGGCGAGGTCCGCATCAAGGTGCTCGCTGCCGGCACCGGCTTCACCGATACCTTTATCCGGCGCGGCCGTTACCCAGACTTCAAGGGGCCACTGCCGTTCACCCCGGGTTACGACCTTGTCGGCGTCGTCGAAGAGGCCGGACCCGGCGTGCCTGCCCAGCTCACCGGACAGTTGGTTGCTGATCTCTGTGTCGTCGGTGGGTACGCACAGTATGCGATCCGCCCCGCGCGCTTTCTCGTGCCGGTCCCCGATGGCGTCGATCCCGCCGAAGCCGTGTGCATCCCGCTGGCCTATCTCACCGCCTACCAAATGCTCACCCGATACGGTCGCCTACCGCGCGGAGCAACTATCCTCGTAATTGGTGCCTCTGGCACGGTCGGCACGGCGCTACTCGATCTGGCGCGCCATCTCGGCCTGAAGGCGATTGGCACTTGCTCGGCGACCAACATGGCTGTGGTAGAGCGCTTCGGCGCAACGGCGATCGACTATCGCGCCGGCGACTTCGTCGCGGCTGTGCGCGGGCTCACCGCAGGGCGTGCGGGCGGGGTCGGCGTCGATGCAGCCTTCGATGCGATTGGCGGCGCGCATTTCGCGCGGTCCTTCGCTTGCCTCGTACCCGGCGGCCTACTCGTCGGCTACGGTGCCCAGACAATGGCAGTTGGCGGCGCAGGCTTGGCGTCAGCGGCACTCGGTTTGGCGCGGCTCAAACTGTGGAACGCATTGAGCGGTCTGTTTGGCGGCCGTCACGCCGTGTTCTACAACATCACCACACGCCGATCGGCGTACCCGGAAGATTTTAAGGCCGACATGGCCACATTGTTCGACTTGCTGCGCGACCGCGCCATCCATCCCGTCGTCATCGACCGTCTTCCTCTCGCGGCCGCGCGCGAGGTCCACACCCGCATCGATCTCGGCGGCCTCGGCGGTAAGATCGTGCTTCTACCCTGGCCCCAAGGCGTGATTTCAGGATAA
- a CDS encoding acetamidase/formamidase family protein — translation MRVAKTGAHCVDDKNCMNRMHPAIKPVSRANPSQHIVFETRDAFDSDFNLGSKPEDVSAADLNLVHPLTGPVFIEGAQRGDVLAVTLLDVQPDDYGYTVIVPGFGFLRDRFTKPFIANWKLNRKEAVSDQIPGVVIPFNGFMGTVGVLPGQPEVATILTREAALQSAGGVVLTPQPLGALPSDVCGQNGSSKNECLRTIPPRENGGNMDIKQMVVGTTLLLPCFVDGCGLFVGDVHFAQGDGEVSGTAIEMGATVTLVTEIRKAQAAKVKVPHFEGGDQLIRLAPTEFYATTGFPLKAKGQIPPYHTYLDSQRIGPLENLSEDLMLAARNALIELIDWMVGEKGLTPEQAYVVASVAADLRIGNVVDVPNYAVSAILPTTIFRK, via the coding sequence GTGCGCGTCGCGAAGACCGGTGCGCACTGCGTCGACGACAAGAACTGCATGAACCGCATGCACCCGGCCATCAAGCCGGTGAGTCGCGCCAACCCCAGTCAGCATATCGTCTTTGAAACGCGCGACGCCTTCGACTCCGACTTCAACCTCGGCTCCAAGCCCGAGGATGTGTCGGCGGCCGATCTCAATCTCGTCCATCCGCTGACCGGCCCGGTCTTCATCGAGGGTGCCCAGCGCGGCGACGTACTGGCGGTGACACTCCTCGACGTACAGCCGGACGACTACGGTTACACCGTGATCGTCCCGGGCTTTGGTTTCCTGCGCGATCGCTTCACCAAGCCGTTCATCGCCAATTGGAAACTCAACCGCAAGGAGGCGGTCTCCGACCAGATCCCGGGCGTCGTCATCCCCTTTAACGGATTTATGGGCACGGTCGGGGTGCTGCCGGGCCAGCCCGAGGTGGCCACGATCCTCACGCGCGAGGCGGCGCTGCAGAGCGCGGGCGGCGTCGTGCTGACTCCGCAGCCGCTCGGTGCGCTGCCGAGCGATGTCTGCGGTCAGAACGGAAGCAGCAAGAATGAGTGCCTGCGCACCATTCCGCCGCGCGAGAACGGTGGCAACATGGACATCAAGCAGATGGTGGTGGGCACGACGCTGCTGCTGCCCTGCTTCGTGGACGGGTGCGGGTTGTTCGTCGGCGACGTCCATTTCGCGCAAGGCGATGGCGAGGTCTCCGGCACGGCGATCGAGATGGGGGCGACGGTCACGCTGGTCACCGAGATCCGCAAAGCGCAAGCCGCGAAGGTCAAAGTCCCGCACTTCGAAGGCGGCGATCAGCTCATCCGGTTGGCGCCGACCGAGTTCTACGCCACCACCGGCTTCCCGCTGAAAGCCAAGGGCCAGATCCCGCCTTACCATACCTACCTCGACAGCCAGAGAATCGGCCCGCTCGAGAACCTCTCGGAGGATCTGATGCTGGCGGCGCGCAACGCCCTGATCGAGCTGATCGACTGGATGGTTGGCGAGAAGGGCCTCACGCCGGAGCAGGCATATGTCGTGGCGAGCGTGGCCGCCGACCTGCGTATCGGCAATGTCGTCGACGTGCCGAACTACGCAGTCTCCGCCATCCTGCCGACCACCATATTCCGCAAGTAG
- a CDS encoding twin-arginine translocation signal domain-containing protein, which yields MSSTCRTTQSPPSCRPPYSASSSVWHKTEGPEVGGRPSRREFLRTAGAGAAAMFLCGHAPYGQWGVYRRRHLLILTSRADPPSFELGKRVAEVLADRLPSSKAQVSRAPHKERIASLISSQQLDVALMRRNDAAALRQGKLPFAEHGPVKLFTVVGIGEYLFVCRDDFAARHAWLIAEALDKSRSALPELLLPSGSSSEPPDSRIPLHPGALGYFTGAPMPGLEPHAHEDHTHEVDVPQ from the coding sequence ATGTCGTCGACGTGCCGAACTACGCAGTCTCCGCCATCCTGCCGACCACCATATTCCGCAAGTAGTAGCGTGTGGCATAAGACCGAAGGTCCTGAGGTTGGCGGGAGGCCGAGCCGCCGGGAATTCCTCCGAACGGCGGGGGCCGGCGCCGCAGCCATGTTCCTTTGTGGCCACGCACCCTATGGCCAGTGGGGCGTCTACCGCCGGCGCCACCTGCTGATCCTGACTTCGCGCGCCGATCCTCCTTCGTTCGAGCTCGGCAAGCGGGTAGCTGAGGTCCTCGCGGATCGCTTGCCGAGCAGCAAGGCTCAGGTGAGCAGGGCGCCGCACAAGGAGCGCATCGCCAGTCTGATCAGCTCGCAGCAGTTGGACGTCGCGCTGATGCGGCGCAACGATGCGGCAGCCCTTCGACAAGGGAAGCTCCCCTTCGCCGAGCACGGACCAGTCAAGCTGTTCACCGTCGTCGGCATCGGAGAGTATTTGTTCGTCTGCCGCGACGACTTTGCAGCACGCCATGCCTGGTTGATCGCCGAAGCGTTGGACAAGAGCCGCAGCGCCCTTCCCGAATTGCTGCTGCCGAGCGGTTCGTCCTCCGAGCCACCCGACTCGCGCATCCCGCTGCATCCTGGCGCTCTAGGTTATTTCACGGGCGCGCCCATGCCGGGCCTCGAGCCACATGCCCATGAAGATCACACCCACGAGGTTGATGTCCCGCAATGA
- a CDS encoding serine hydrolase domain-containing protein has translation MIRLLLFVFLSIVFEGVALAESGPVFSDSGPDAEAYGALKGYPVPPFEYPPGSRQDFLVGTHSHFDKLHSMRAVQKPAMPSVLKRAAEEIVPVYHYDGRQKTIGDYLDTHPVTGLLIARGDTILFEYYRYARSDRDRLLSNSMAKTITGLLVGIAISEGAIRSIDDTAATYVPELEGTAYGATPLRALLRMSSGVAFLERTYQPDEDIFRLHMALLGNDAVGVIPALRQFSTRDAPPNTRFAYASSETEVLGLVVSRAVHMPLADYLATRIWQKLGAESDAAWAIDSTGQEVAYCCFIATLRDWARLGLMLANDGGWNGQQIVPRQWLLDATVAPRDSYLRNTIAQSWGYGYQVWLLPGERRMFLLLGIHGQGLFVDPESKLIMVQTAVRKVPIGDPKSPEAMALWYAVVAQFGHR, from the coding sequence ATGATCCGTCTTTTGCTGTTCGTGTTCCTTTCGATTGTTTTCGAAGGCGTGGCCCTTGCGGAATCGGGTCCCGTGTTCTCGGACAGCGGTCCTGACGCGGAGGCATATGGGGCTCTGAAGGGATATCCGGTACCACCCTTCGAATACCCGCCGGGGTCCCGGCAGGACTTTTTGGTTGGTACGCATAGTCATTTCGACAAGCTGCACTCGATGCGCGCCGTTCAAAAACCGGCGATGCCGTCGGTTTTGAAGCGAGCTGCCGAGGAGATCGTTCCAGTCTACCATTACGACGGTCGGCAAAAGACGATCGGCGATTATCTCGATACGCACCCGGTGACGGGCCTGCTGATCGCGCGCGGTGATACGATCCTGTTCGAATACTATCGCTATGCCCGTAGCGATCGGGATCGTTTGCTCTCGAACTCCATGGCTAAGACGATCACGGGACTGCTAGTCGGCATCGCGATCTCTGAAGGAGCAATTCGCTCGATCGACGATACGGCGGCCACCTATGTCCCGGAATTGGAGGGCACAGCGTACGGCGCTACCCCGTTGCGCGCTCTGCTTCGAATGTCGTCGGGTGTAGCTTTTCTAGAGAGAACGTATCAGCCAGACGAGGACATTTTCCGATTGCACATGGCGTTGCTGGGGAATGATGCGGTGGGTGTGATCCCCGCCCTTCGCCAATTCAGTACGCGCGACGCGCCACCGAATACACGCTTCGCCTACGCCAGTTCGGAGACGGAAGTGCTTGGCCTCGTTGTCAGCCGCGCGGTGCACATGCCGCTTGCCGATTATCTGGCGACGCGGATCTGGCAGAAGCTTGGTGCCGAGTCCGATGCCGCTTGGGCTATCGATTCCACGGGGCAGGAAGTGGCTTACTGCTGCTTCATCGCCACACTACGCGACTGGGCACGCCTGGGATTGATGTTGGCAAATGACGGTGGCTGGAACGGTCAGCAGATTGTTCCGAGGCAGTGGCTTCTCGATGCAACGGTGGCGCCACGGGACAGTTATCTACGCAACACGATTGCCCAGTCCTGGGGCTACGGCTATCAGGTCTGGTTGTTACCGGGTGAGCGGCGGATGTTTCTTCTCCTGGGCATCCATGGACAGGGTCTCTTCGTCGATCCCGAGTCGAAGCTGATCATGGTGCAGACGGCGGTTCGCAAGGTGCCGATCGGGGACCCCAAATCGCCCGAAGCGATGGCCTTGTGGTATGCGGTTGTGGCGCAGTTCGGACATCGTTAG
- a CDS encoding glutathione S-transferase family protein, producing MRRDGKISNVGLFEARGGEMAVELHGFQYSVYSWIARLALHEKGVEYKWVEVNPFSEVVPAYYLEMNPFKRVPTLVHGELVIYETNAITRYADEAIDGPHLQPAQARERARCNQILSIVDNYAYWPLVRQVFSHGAFRPRMGLPSEELEIRHGLDAAPKVLGSLEQLASGGQFLSGDGLSLADIHLAPTIGYFTQVPEGSALFNQHERLSAWWSTMSKRATYLVTMPRLPHSLS from the coding sequence TTGCGCCGCGACGGAAAAATCAGCAACGTCGGCCTCTTCGAGGCGAGGGGCGGTGAGATGGCGGTTGAACTGCACGGATTTCAGTACAGCGTCTATTCTTGGATTGCGCGGTTGGCTCTTCACGAGAAAGGCGTCGAGTACAAGTGGGTCGAAGTCAACCCATTCAGCGAGGTTGTACCTGCGTACTATCTCGAAATGAACCCATTCAAACGCGTTCCGACCCTAGTTCACGGCGAACTCGTCATCTATGAAACGAACGCGATCACACGATATGCCGACGAGGCAATTGACGGTCCGCACCTCCAGCCAGCGCAGGCAAGAGAGAGAGCCCGGTGCAACCAAATCTTATCGATCGTTGACAATTACGCGTACTGGCCGTTGGTCCGGCAGGTATTCTCTCATGGCGCTTTCAGGCCACGCATGGGGCTGCCCTCGGAGGAGTTGGAAATCCGACACGGCTTGGATGCCGCTCCAAAGGTCCTTGGTTCGTTGGAGCAACTCGCAAGTGGCGGCCAGTTCCTGAGCGGAGACGGCTTGTCGCTTGCTGATATCCATCTGGCGCCGACGATCGGTTACTTCACCCAGGTTCCCGAGGGAAGTGCACTTTTCAACCAGCATGAGCGACTCAGCGCGTGGTGGTCGACAATGTCCAAGAGAGCAACTTACCTAGTTACGATGCCTCGTCTGCCCCACTCATTATCGTGA
- a CDS encoding GNAT family N-acetyltransferase has translation MDKSFRIRRASQDDAGEVARIHIEATRAAYRDIYTVEYLNGLSVEDRAYRWVEKDKGHLAIGRPFGVFVAFDNDVMIGFADVGPTDENGVAELYAIYLDPDYIGKGAGKALLEACADYAASNGFKAMTATVLSRNSLARAFYERTGARAVTETERLIETGGTKETVISYLWANLR, from the coding sequence ATGGATAAGAGTTTTAGAATAAGACGAGCTTCTCAAGATGATGCCGGTGAAGTCGCCCGGATTCATATCGAAGCCACTCGCGCAGCCTACCGGGATATCTATACAGTCGAGTACCTCAACGGCCTTTCTGTTGAAGACCGTGCTTACCGCTGGGTTGAAAAGGATAAGGGTCATCTGGCCATTGGCCGCCCGTTCGGTGTGTTCGTGGCATTCGACAACGACGTGATGATTGGTTTTGCGGACGTCGGACCAACTGATGAGAATGGTGTTGCGGAGCTTTACGCGATTTACCTAGATCCCGATTATATTGGGAAAGGCGCAGGCAAGGCTCTCTTGGAGGCGTGCGCTGACTACGCTGCCAGCAATGGTTTTAAAGCCATGACCGCAACCGTATTAAGCAGAAATTCTTTGGCACGCGCATTTTATGAGCGCACAGGTGCGCGAGCGGTAACAGAGACCGAAAGATTGATAGAAACAGGCGGGACCAAGGAAACGGTCATTTCTTATCTTTGGGCAAATTTGCGCTAA
- a CDS encoding tail fiber domain-containing protein, whose protein sequence is MRSLLTAALGIAAFSATMAVETPEANAVVYCAAGVYRAGCVARPVGAAVVAPVAGVRGVARRTTRRVVRRSDMMLKHDIFLIGHLENGLGFYRFTYNGGNKSYVGVMAQEVQTIMPAAVLRGSDGYLRVSYDMLGVKFQTYDRWTASGAHVPAGTPVEQ, encoded by the coding sequence ATGCGCTCGCTCCTAACCGCCGCGCTCGGCATTGCCGCCTTCTCCGCAACCATGGCTGTCGAGACACCTGAGGCAAATGCTGTTGTCTATTGTGCCGCCGGTGTGTACCGCGCCGGCTGCGTCGCCCGACCTGTTGGAGCGGCCGTTGTCGCACCGGTAGCCGGTGTGCGAGGTGTTGCACGGCGGACCACCAGGCGTGTCGTCCGGCGATCCGACATGATGCTCAAGCACGACATCTTCCTTATTGGCCACCTCGAAAATGGCCTCGGCTTTTATCGCTTCACCTACAACGGCGGCAACAAGTCCTATGTAGGCGTGATGGCGCAGGAAGTGCAGACGATTATGCCGGCCGCGGTGCTGCGCGGCAGCGACGGTTACCTGCGAGTCTCTTACGACATGCTCGGCGTGAAGTTCCAGACCTACGACCGGTGGACCGCGTCGGGCGCTCATGTCCCGGCCGGCACACCAGTTGAGCAGTAA
- a CDS encoding DUF1254 domain-containing protein — MVTIAGFGAAQAQTLTPEEAQSIATDAYIYFYPLISMDITRKQSTNIEPGKEFAKGPMNTFVNVPAFPPGDLKIVVRVNFDTLYSVAWLDLTKEPLVVSAPDTDGRFYLLPMLDMWTDVFASPGWRTTGTKAGNFVIVPSGWRPDLREKIVEEFKLPKDTQRIDAPTPYVWVIGRTKTDGPPDYPAVHKIQAGYKVTPLSEWGKAPKPVEVKIDPSIDMKTPPKTQADTMTGEKYFAYAAELTKLHPPHLTDQPILAQMKRIGIEPGKGFDFAKADPVVKKAVEDAPAHAQRLMEWKLPTLARVANHWSMNTDTMGVYGSYYLKRAIVTQQGLGANLPEDAIYPLNLGDEAGRPLDGANKYIINFEKGAAPPVNAFWSITLYDADGFQVPNTMNRFAVSSWMPFKYNPDGSLSLYFQNDNPGKDKEANWLPAPKGAFNLTMRLYGPKSEALTGRWNPPPVTKTQGLPSLTAQ; from the coding sequence ATGGTCACAATCGCTGGATTTGGTGCGGCCCAAGCTCAAACTTTGACCCCGGAGGAAGCGCAGTCGATCGCCACCGACGCATACATCTACTTCTATCCGCTCATTTCAATGGATATCACGCGCAAGCAATCCACGAATATCGAACCGGGAAAAGAGTTTGCCAAAGGCCCGATGAATACGTTTGTGAACGTCCCGGCGTTTCCGCCTGGCGACTTGAAGATAGTAGTTCGGGTAAATTTCGATACGCTTTATTCCGTTGCGTGGCTCGATCTCACCAAGGAGCCGCTGGTCGTTTCCGCGCCCGACACGGATGGCCGGTTTTATCTCCTGCCGATGCTCGACATGTGGACGGATGTCTTCGCGTCGCCGGGCTGGCGGACTACGGGGACCAAAGCAGGAAATTTCGTCATCGTTCCATCGGGCTGGCGGCCTGACCTGCGCGAAAAGATTGTCGAGGAATTCAAGCTTCCGAAGGACACGCAGCGCATTGACGCACCCACGCCCTATGTGTGGGTTATCGGCCGCACCAAGACCGACGGCCCGCCGGATTATCCTGCCGTTCACAAGATCCAGGCGGGCTACAAGGTCACGCCGCTGTCCGAATGGGGCAAGGCGCCAAAGCCAGTCGAAGTGAAGATTGATCCGTCGATCGACATGAAGACGCCGCCGAAAACCCAAGCAGACACCATGACGGGCGAAAAATATTTCGCCTATGCCGCTGAACTTACGAAGCTGCATCCGCCGCACCTCACCGATCAGCCAATTCTCGCGCAGATGAAACGCATCGGCATCGAACCCGGCAAAGGCTTCGACTTTGCAAAGGCCGATCCGGTGGTGAAAAAGGCGGTCGAGGATGCACCGGCACACGCGCAGAGGCTGATGGAATGGAAATTGCCGACGCTGGCCCGCGTCGCCAATCATTGGTCGATGAATACCGATACCATGGGCGTTTACGGAAGCTATTATCTGAAGCGCGCCATCGTTACTCAACAAGGCCTCGGCGCAAATCTACCGGAGGACGCGATCTATCCGCTCAATCTCGGCGATGAAGCGGGGCGGCCGCTGGATGGCGCAAACAAGTACATCATCAATTTCGAGAAAGGTGCAGCGCCGCCGGTCAATGCTTTTTGGTCGATCACGCTCTACGACGCCGATGGCTTCCAGGTACCCAACACCATGAACCGCTTCGCGGTGTCGAGCTGGATGCCGTTCAAATACAATCCGGACGGATCGCTGTCGCTGTATTTTCAGAACGATAACCCAGGTAAAGACAAGGAGGCCAATTGGCTCCCGGCACCCAAGGGAGCATTCAATCTGACGATGCGGCTTTACGGCCCGAAATCCGAAGCGCTGACGGGCCGATGGAATCCGCCACCCGTAACTAAGACCCAGGGACTTCCGAGTCTGACTGCCCAGTGA